Below is a genomic region from Fulvia fulva chromosome 13, complete sequence.
ATCGATTGGCGCGAAATTTTTCGGGCATTCTAGCTTTGCGAAGCTCAGCATTGTCAAGGAAACTACTGTGCTCCCCGTAACAGGCTTGATCAAGAACGACGACGAGCTGAAGCTGTTTGCCCCACTTGGGTGCGGGATCCAGACTGGTGCTGGAGCTATCTTGAACTTGACGAAGCCAGGGCCGGATGATATTGTTATGGTCTGTGGACTTGGAGGTGTTGGGCTGAGTGCTGTGATGGTTCGTGAAGCTACGTGAATTGGGCGATATAGTTTACGCTGACAGTCATGAAGGGCGCACATATTGCTGGCTGCAAGCAGATCATCGCAGTCGACAAGAATCAGGCTCGCATCGATATTGCGATAGCTCAGTTCGGCGCAACACATGGACTGAACACGAGTGGTCTCGAAGACCTCACTGCTGCCATGAAGCATATCGCTGGAGGTCGTGGACCAAATATAGTGGTCGAGAGTAAGCAGCAACCCGCTAACCTGGGCGTGTGTGATGCTGACCATGGTCTCCAGCAACCGGCTTCCCTTTGGTACTCGAAAGCGCCTACTACGCAACAGATACACGAGGTGCATACGTACAAGTTGGCGGACCAACAAAGCCAGACTACAGATTCGCCTTGGATCTTGTCCAGCATCTCTTCCGTGGTGTCAAGTTATGGGGCTGTGTCGAAGGCGATAGCTTCCCAGGAGAATTCATCCCGCAACTCATACAGTACTATAGAGAAGGAAAGTTACCGGGTATGTTGGCGGCCACCGGATCGTGCATGAATGCGACGCTGACCTGTTGCTGTAGTGGACAAGATGGTGAAGTACTATGATGCCAAGGACTTTAAGAAGGCCTTACATGTAAGTTGTACCATCGATGTATGGGTTGGGTATGTGTACTGATTGGATGTAGGACATGCACGCAGGCGAGACGATCAAGCCGGTTCTCGTGTGGTAGCGGGCATTTGCAATGGCATTAGCAGATCAAGATTCACATTGGTGCATCTTCGCTCGGGTGCAACAGCAGTCTGAGTCTGCTGCACTTTGTGATGTGACCTTTGCGGCAAGTTCACTTTCGGTCTGCCACAACGGTTCATTCCTTAGATGCAGGTAGACGAGTGAATGCACAACAAGCGTATGAGATCAGACCTTGGAAGCAAACGACACCTCGCATATATCCAGACGCAGTCTGTTCGCTCCCACACTCACTAGAGAACATAGTTCATCTCAACAGTCGTTCATCAGCACAGCACGGTGCTACCAACACGAGAGCAGTTCATGCAGTCACTGAAGTTCTAGCAAGGGCACGAGATGGGGGACTGTGACGAGTGCTCAATCTACCGAATATCTGAAGATCAGTCACATAGCCAGAGGGGTCCGAAAGAGAATCGCTGCCGTGACTATGGCTTAAGAAAATCACAAAAAGCTTTCTCGCCAAGGATGTCACAATCTTGAAGGTTCCATTCCGACGATGAAGGGAACGAACAATCGCTGTCATTACGGAGCGTGACTGCACGGTTCAGGCGTAGACAGGAACAGCTATTCACTGTAGGTACGCGCGGCAACGGCCAGCGTTAGGGACGAGGAGGTAGCTCAAGACCAAAACCACATCCCGACTTTTCCAGGCTCCAGCATAGAATCGATGCAGATATCCTCCCTTGTTACTCCCAGTGATGACCATTGACGACCAAATCGGAGCTCGGTCTAACATAATCATCAATTCATGCATCCAGGCACCAGTACATCGCTGTGCAGCAACAAGCGGTGACCCAAGATCGAACTCCGAGCTGAGAAGTTTTGGTGCGGAGCTCGCACTCGCTTGCAGTCAGTCAGCAAATGATGCAGGTCAGGCAGCAGGCTCATGATATAGAGGACTTGTTGCGACCATGTGTACTCCGACTTGTGATTCAAGCCTTTGATTAGCATCTTGTCTCTATTGGTGCTGGAGTTGTCCCAAGACCGTGGACCGTCTCGTTGGCGAGGAGTGATATGATACGGTCAGTATGAGACCTCTCCCAAATCGCGAGGGAAATGATATGACGCGGGCTTCGTGCTAGGATGCACCCGCAAGAAAGAAAAGAAAAAGCAAGAGACCAAGACAAGATCACAACAGCGACAGAACATCATTCATTCGGGTATCATTGATATCTCGAGACAAGACATCCTCGTCCAACTTCTTCGTCATATCATTTTCCTCGTGAGTTTGCGAGTCTAGTGCTCATACTGACAACAAACATGCTTCTAGCAAGAGTTCGCTGGGCACGCAACGTTTGTGCCGTACGGCGATGGACCGGCGATACCTGCCACCTGGAAGACGGCGTTGATGACACCGCCGATACCCTCGCCTGCGATGAGACCGGCGGCGATGGCGTAGCCGTAGATGTCGAAAGATTTGGGGTTCTTCTTCGCCCAGTAAAAACATGGCAACTGCCGGCGACGTTAGTAAATGCTTAATGAAGGTGACTGGGTTTGAAGGAATAGTACTTACTGCACCGATGATCATAGCAAGGCCGTAGTAGGTCTGTGGCAGCACGAATGCAAGACCAATGCACATCATGTTGGGGTGGTACACGCGGTACTTCTCCCAAGTGCCGCGGTACGCATAATGCCTGACGAAAATCATAGCAGCACCAAAGATCGAGAAGCAAATGGCGAAGATTCCAGAGCTGGTAGGGACCGGGAACTCTGGATCGGTCATGGCGACAGCAACAGCACGCCACGCAGAGACGGATGGTGCGCTGAATGGGCAGACCTCAGCGTTGATGTCGAGGATACATGGGTACGCCTTGGCGAAGAGCATGAAGAGCGCTGGAGCCAAGAAGCAAGCCACGATCGTTCCGAGACCTTGTGCGATCCATTGCTGCTTTGGCGAAGTTCGGAGGAGGAAACCGACACGGAAGTCGCCGACTAGATCGGAGGCCTGGTTGGCACCAATGGAGGCGAGAGAGCCACCGAGCAAGTTGAGACGCTGTGCGTGCTCGACTTGCCAGTGCTCACCCTTGGTCGCGCCACCGAGGACGATCTGAGATGCCTTGGATGCAGCGGTGAGTGGTGTGATGTCGGTGACACCAGCGCATTGCACGGCCAGCagggagaagaagaaggccaGGAAGATGGACAGCAGACTCATGCCGACTGGCATTTCGAACTGGACACCCATGACGACGCAGGTAAGGATGATGACGACGACGATGGCTGGGAGCCACATGTACCACTTGACGAGCTCGTCGTCGCGAGCAGAGTCCTCGACGAGAACGGACTCGGTCTGGGCACCCTTGCGCTCGAGCTTCTCGGATCGCTTGCCCATCTTCTTCATGCCTGCGGCGATACCAGCACATGATGCGCGGTAGATGGCCTTGGAGACGTAGAAGAAGACCTTGTACTGCAGGCCAAGCTCGACGAACGAGACGACAATCATGAGCAGGACACCCGGCCATAGCAGCCAGAAACGTGGGCTAGGAGTGTCCTTCGTGGAGGCTGCCGTGCCGAGCGATGCGAATGAGACGTAGCCGCCCCAGTGTGGGTCATCTGGAACCAGTGCCATGCCGAATGCTGCGCCCTGGTTGACGAGAGATGGACCGATGATGCCCCAGGCCAAGATGGAGCCAGCGTAGAAGGAGATGGCAGTGTTAAGACCGACAAGCATGCCAGCCCCGATGAAAGCTGGAGTCCACTCGATCATCCAGCCCCAGTTCTCGACGTTGATGGCGGCGTTGTTGTAGTTGCCCCAGATGAAGAACCAGGTGAAGATGTGCCAATCCCACAGGATGCCGATGGCATACTGGGACACGACACGGAGCACGAGTGCAGCAGAGAATGCAATGCTGAGAGCTCGCATCTTCATCTTTGCGATCGCCTCACCACCAGCTGCCAAGTGCATGGCACGGATGGTCATTGCAGTCGCGGAAGGAGTTGGGAATATCAACTTCAGCTCGCGTGCGACGTAGATGATGAAGAACTTTCGCAGTGGTGTCGACATCAGGAAACCGAAGTAGCCACCGACGATGGTCAAGGTGATGAGACGTGGGAAGTCTTCCCTTGGTGTGTTGAGAAGTCCCAATTGGTAGAGTGCTGGAATACCGGAGATGAACACACTCGACAGGCCACCGGCGGCAGTGGCTGCAGTCTGGACGATGTTGTTCTCGCGAGGACCAAAGTCGCCTCCAAGGATAGGAAAGTTGGCTGGAAGTGCTCTGCCTAGTGGCTTGAGTACAGCGAAACCGATGATGGCACCGAACAGCGAAGCACCGAAAGTCCAACCAGTCTTGAGACCAAGGTAGACGTTGGAAGCATTCACCAGCGCACCGCAGACAACACCGATCAACATGGCTCGGATGGTGACAATCGACTGTCGCTCTTCCGGTAGGTTGTCAAAGGGCTTGAAGGGATCCTGTTCCAGCTCCTCTTCGAGACCTTCTTTGAGGTCGGTCTCCTCCATTTCGCCGACATACGTGGCAGTCTTCTCGAATTCCTTCGCAGAGCCATCGCCGGTGTACTCTGGAGTGCCATGCGTGGTGCTGTCTTCCGGGGCATGGTGTACATTGAAGACATTCTGCTTCTCGGTCAATGGCGGCACATCCGGGTTGATGTTGCCCTGGCGTCGTGGTCAGTCAAGCTCCAGTGTCTCTGCACAACACCAACTCACCATGGGCTGGATCTGACGCTCCACAATCTCGTTGACGTTCGCCATGACTGCAATGGATGTCTTGCGACAAGTGTCTCTCACCACCGACACGTATTAATAGGATCGCGACACGCGCGAAGGTTGAAGTGGACGAGTCCGCAGCGCATGGGACAATGCTCCAACTTAATATGCCATGCTCGTACAGGGTACCCCCCTCCACACCAGGGTGATTAGTCCTTCAGGGTCCGGCGTGTCGTGCTGCATGGTTGCAACTGTCTATCGCGTTGTGCTACGGACTATCTTCAAGCCAACCACTCACAAGCAACAGAGGCGTCGCTTGGACATCGAAGAAGCCGTGTATAAAAGTCTTGACTCCTGCTGTTTCCGGTAAGGCTCGGCGCAGAGGTGACCTCGGATCAGCGCACAGATGCGCCCTCGTGCGAAGGATGGAGGCAAATAGAGAGCTAGCGGCGCAACATGTCCTGCAACGTGAAGCGCGGATATGGGATATGGTCTAGGCCAAGCTGATCTATCGGTACAGTACTGCCGCAATGGTGCTCTGTCCCGCCATGGTGTAGGGCAGCGCACTCGGGGAAGCTGATAAGGTGCCCCGCGGCGGCGAATGAACGCAGCCAAATTACGAGAGTCCGCTGGCGTGATCTCGTGGCGGGACATGCTATCCCGGTGAGTTCGCTCAACACAGCACGCGAGCCTCGCCCAGATCGAGCTCAATGCCCGGCCTGCCAAGGACGAGGCCGTGGAGGCGTCCACCATGGCGCATGTCGGGAGCCAACCGAAGAGAAGCAACATGAGCTGTCGGTGTTGTATGGACAGCTCGAGGAACAAGCACTTCCAGGGCCCGGGTCAGAAGCAATACTCACGTCATCTGTCAGACCAACATCTTCGATACAGTATCGACATCGCTGTCGATGCTGCCGGTGAAGACTGGTCGATCCAGAGGCAGGACCAGGATGCATCGCCTCGTGCTCCCTCGTGCTGGCCTTCTGCGTCTCGTAATTTGTGATGTCCGTCATCAACGGCTCAGCATCCATCGCCTGAAAGAGCACATGAGCGAGTCATTCGACCGCCACTATCTCTAGACTCAAGATGGCAGGAGATGCAGAAGTGCTTGCAGCTGTCGAATCACAGCATGTCTCATGACATTTGTCTTCGGAGAAGCCGTGGCACGTGGCTGGAAGACAACTTGCACGTTTCCCCCGCAGCCTTGGCAGAATGGCCTGTGCGCACCGGCTAAACTCTGCTTCGCCAAGCATCCACGCCGGCAGCAGCTGCCAACTCCCATCTCAAAACCAACAACACCACGGCGAGCGCTTGTTCAAGCTATACCGAGCCTTTGAACACGCTCAAACACGGCAAACCGCCTTCCAAAGCGACATCAGCTGCACAAACAACGCCATGCGGCACGACTCGTCATCGCGGCGCGCTCCGAAACATCCACCAAGCTGAGATATGGCTGATATGGCTGATACGAGCAAGCCCGGCTGCCTCTTGCGGACCGCGGAGGGAATCCTCATGCTGTCTGATGCTTCATCCTTCGCTTCATGCGCTGAACAGTGAGCAAGTTCCTTCATTTGTTCCATGCTCGGCATCTGCCCTGCACGCCGCACACCTGCAGGGCATTGACACATCAACGTGGCAAACTTGACCGGAAGCAGTGCGATCAGCTGGAGGTGCGCGGGAGTTGATAGCTGGGGTGCTCGAAGGGTCTACGGCCGACTGCCTCGCGAGATCATTTACTGATATCCTGCCGTCCGCTCTTCCCAGTCTCGACGAACCGCGGTCTTCCTGTACCGTCACTAACATCACGTCGCTCGGCACAACGACGAACGGTCATCTGACAAGACACTGGCTGACAAGGGCGCAATAACATCGACCACGGTCATGTCGGATCCTCACTATCTCGCAAGCGTGTCGGAATATACGCCACCCCGACAGCCAACATATCCTGGTCGGGAGAGGATTTACCCGCGCGCTTGCGAGATGCTGAGGATCCGACAT
It encodes:
- a CDS encoding putative metal-nicotianamine transporter is translated as MANVNEIVERQIQPMGNINPDVPPLTEKQNVFNVHHAPEDSTTHGTPEYTGDGSAKEFEKTATYVGEMEETDLKEGLEEELEQDPFKPFDNLPEERQSIVTIRAMLIGVVCGALVNASNVYLGLKTGWTFGASLFGAIIGFAVLKPLGRALPANFPILGGDFGPRENNIVQTAATAAGGLSSVFISGIPALYQLGLLNTPREDFPRLITLTIVGGYFGFLMSTPLRKFFIIYVARELKLIFPTPSATAMTIRAMHLAAGGEAIAKMKMRALSIAFSAALVLRVVSQYAIGILWDWHIFTWFFIWGNYNNAAINVENWGWMIEWTPAFIGAGMLVGLNTAISFYAGSILAWGIIGPSLVNQGAAFGMALVPDDPHWGGYVSFASLGTAASTKDTPSPRFWLLWPGVLLMIVVSFVELGLQYKVFFYVSKAIYRASCAGIAAGMKKMGKRSEKLERKGAQTESVLVEDSARDDELVKWYMWLPAIVVVIILTCVVMGVQFEMPVGMSLLSIFLAFFFSLLAVQCAGVTDITPLTAASKASQIVLGGATKGEHWQVEHAQRLNLLGGSLASIGANQASDLVGDFRVGFLLRTSPKQQWIAQGLGTIVACFLAPALFMLFAKAYPCILDINAEVCPFSAPSVSAWRAVAVAMTDPEFPVPTSSGIFAICFSIFGAAMIFVRHYAYRGTWEKYRVYHPNMMCIGLAFVLPQTYYGLAMIIGALPCFYWAKKNPKSFDIYGYAIAAGLIAGEGIGGVINAVFQVAGIAGPSPYGTNVACPANSC
- a CDS encoding Aryl-alcohol dehydrogenase, with the translated sequence MAARPLRSATAIEQYASMTSSQAIVASEPGPEHHGGDNWEMTDIRVPTELKDGEILVEMVASGICHTDIALTNPHMGQTFPMVAGHEGSGYVKAVGPNVTKPVKPGDPVLLSFDSCSNCKECHSKRPAYCDTFAPMNLFGESDVFKGSAETQSIGAKFFGHSSFAKLSIVKETTVLPVTGLIKNDDELKLFAPLGCGIQTGAGAILNLTKPGPDDIVMVCGLGGVGLSAVMGAHIAGCKQIIAVDKNQARIDIAIAQFGATHGLNTSGLEDLTAAMKHIAGGRGPNIVVETTGFPLVLESAYYATDTRGAYVQVGGPTKPDYRFALDLVQHLFRGVKLWGCVEGDSFPGEFIPQLIQYYREGKLPVDKMVKYYDAKDFKKALHDMHAGETIKPVLVW